In Streptomyces sp. DG2A-72, one genomic interval encodes:
- a CDS encoding DUF5753 domain-containing protein, translating to MGKHVGYSKSQVAMVERGERSPKGTLVEIADEVLGARGALLVLAEKEFGKGGLRPWTEDYLAEERRAAALHVYQNHVIPGSLQTEAYARAIYSCHVPALEDDEIDRRVTARLERQQLFQRKPKPMVSYVLEESTLTRPLGGPGALKEQLHHILGIGQLRHVEIQVMPHSRQAHAGLNGAMIVLETAEHRQLAYVEGPSGGYFVSEQPDLGELFARYGILRAQALNPDESAKLIYEVAEGL from the coding sequence TTGGGCAAGCACGTCGGGTACTCCAAGTCGCAGGTGGCGATGGTGGAGCGGGGGGAGCGGTCACCCAAGGGCACGTTGGTGGAGATCGCGGACGAGGTGCTCGGTGCACGAGGTGCACTGCTGGTGCTGGCGGAGAAGGAGTTCGGCAAGGGCGGTCTTCGGCCGTGGACCGAGGACTACCTGGCGGAGGAGAGAAGAGCCGCCGCGCTGCACGTGTACCAGAACCATGTGATTCCGGGCTCGCTCCAGACGGAGGCGTATGCGCGGGCGATCTACAGCTGCCACGTCCCGGCGCTGGAGGACGACGAAATCGACCGGCGCGTGACAGCACGACTCGAACGACAGCAGCTCTTCCAGCGCAAGCCCAAGCCGATGGTCAGCTACGTACTGGAAGAGAGCACACTCACCCGCCCGTTGGGCGGCCCGGGCGCGCTCAAGGAGCAGCTGCACCACATTCTCGGCATCGGCCAGCTGCGCCACGTCGAGATCCAGGTCATGCCGCACAGCCGCCAAGCCCACGCCGGCCTGAACGGCGCCATGATCGTGCTGGAGACAGCCGAGCATCGCCAACTCGCCTACGTAGAAGGCCCGAGCGGCGGCTACTTCGTCAGTGAACAGCCCGACCTGGGGGAGCTGTTCGCGCGGTATGGCATTCTGCGAGCGCAGGCTCTCAACCCCGACGAGTCCGCGAAACTGATCTACGAGGTGGCAGAGGGACTATGA
- a CDS encoding DUF397 domain-containing protein, which produces MSADLHWFKSSYSGDQGECVEVALRWSKSSRSGSEGECVEIALTPTTIHIRDSKTPATPATPATPTVQVTPTTWTTFLNSLL; this is translated from the coding sequence ATGAGCGCGGACCTCCACTGGTTCAAGAGCAGTTATAGCGGCGATCAGGGCGAGTGTGTCGAGGTCGCGCTGAGGTGGAGCAAGTCGAGCCGCAGCGGCAGCGAAGGCGAGTGCGTAGAGATAGCCCTCACCCCCACCACCATCCACATCCGCGACTCCAAAACCCCTGCCACCCCTGCCACCCCCGCCACCCCGACCGTCCAAGTAACCCCCACCACCTGGACGACCTTCCTCAACTCCCTGCTCTAG
- a CDS encoding nuclear transport factor 2 family protein, translated as MPPTTPVRKALVAALASAALLGAAAVPAVASVPVASGEHAGYGDSARLAYQKYVAVRVLKGVFEQGDTEVVDRYVRADYIQHNPLAPDGAETLKNLGVRVHQQFPDAEYDVKRVISEGDLVLVHSNVVMTPGARGQAVFDIFRFQDGKIAEHWDVGQEVPASSASGNDMFSTESWPQTEQPGPRWLTAYNKKLVTKAVDQLLVQKDVSALDRYWGSEYHQHNPNIADGVEGAKTGLGGFFQAFPQLKVTPKRVIAEGDLVAVHSHYVNAPGERGQAIVDLFRVRNGKIVEHWDVIQDVPATSANDNGMF; from the coding sequence ATGCCCCCCACCACGCCTGTCCGTAAGGCACTTGTCGCTGCGCTGGCGTCCGCGGCGCTTCTGGGCGCCGCCGCGGTGCCAGCCGTTGCGTCTGTGCCGGTTGCCTCCGGTGAGCACGCCGGCTACGGCGATTCCGCCCGCCTCGCCTACCAGAAGTACGTCGCCGTCCGCGTCCTCAAGGGCGTGTTCGAGCAGGGCGACACGGAGGTTGTGGACCGGTACGTCCGCGCCGACTACATCCAGCACAACCCGCTGGCGCCGGACGGTGCGGAGACGTTGAAGAACCTGGGTGTCCGGGTCCATCAGCAGTTCCCGGACGCCGAGTACGACGTCAAGCGGGTCATCTCCGAGGGCGACCTTGTGCTCGTGCACTCGAACGTCGTGATGACTCCGGGGGCGCGGGGGCAGGCCGTGTTCGACATCTTCCGGTTCCAGGACGGGAAGATCGCCGAGCACTGGGATGTCGGGCAGGAGGTGCCGGCGAGTTCCGCCAGCGGCAACGACATGTTCTCCACGGAGAGTTGGCCGCAGACCGAGCAGCCGGGGCCGCGGTGGCTGACCGCGTACAACAAGAAGCTGGTCACCAAGGCCGTCGATCAGCTTCTGGTCCAGAAGGATGTTTCCGCCCTCGACCGGTACTGGGGTTCCGAGTACCACCAGCACAACCCGAACATCGCGGATGGCGTGGAGGGCGCGAAGACGGGACTCGGCGGGTTCTTCCAGGCGTTCCCGCAGCTGAAGGTCACGCCGAAGCGGGTCATCGCTGAGGGTGACTTGGTCGCCGTCCACAGCCACTACGTGAACGCGCCGGGGGAGCGGGGTCAGGCGATCGTGGATCTGTTCCGGGTGCGGAACGGGAAGATCGTGGAGCACTGGGATGTGATCCAGGATGTGCCGGCGACCTCCGCGAACGACAACGGGATGTTCTAG
- a CDS encoding aldo/keto reductase, translated as MKYTQLGRTGLKVSQLVLGTMNFGPQTDEADSHAIMDAALDAGINFFDTANVYGWGENKGRTESIIGNWFAKGGERRDKVVLATKVYGNMAADGTPAWPNHDKLSALNIRRAVDASLKRLQTDYIDVYQFHHIDRSTPFEEIWQAIDVLVQQGKILYVGSSNFPGYKIAQANEIAAKRTGTIGLVSEQCLYNLAERRAEMEVIPAAQEYGLGVIPWSPLHGGVLGGVIKKEVEGGRRASGRAADYLANPATRAQIQSYEDLLEKHGVEPGEAALAWLLTRPGVTGPIVGPRTAEQLESALRAVELELSEELLSGLDEIFPGPGPSPEAFAW; from the coding sequence ATGAAGTACACGCAACTCGGACGCACGGGACTCAAGGTCAGCCAACTCGTCCTCGGCACCATGAACTTCGGTCCGCAGACCGACGAAGCGGACAGTCACGCGATCATGGACGCGGCGCTGGACGCCGGCATCAACTTCTTCGACACGGCGAACGTGTACGGCTGGGGCGAGAACAAGGGTCGTACCGAATCGATCATCGGCAACTGGTTCGCGAAGGGCGGCGAGCGGCGCGACAAGGTCGTGCTCGCCACCAAGGTGTACGGGAACATGGCGGCGGACGGCACTCCCGCCTGGCCCAACCACGACAAGCTGTCGGCGCTGAACATCCGACGGGCGGTGGACGCGTCGCTCAAGCGGCTGCAGACCGACTACATCGACGTCTACCAGTTCCACCACATCGACCGCTCGACTCCCTTCGAGGAGATCTGGCAGGCGATCGACGTGCTGGTGCAGCAGGGGAAGATCCTCTACGTCGGGTCCTCCAACTTCCCCGGCTACAAGATCGCCCAGGCCAACGAGATCGCCGCGAAGCGCACCGGCACCATCGGCCTCGTCAGCGAGCAGTGCCTCTACAACCTGGCCGAGCGCCGCGCCGAGATGGAGGTCATCCCGGCCGCGCAGGAGTACGGCCTCGGGGTCATCCCCTGGTCGCCGCTGCACGGCGGTGTGCTGGGCGGGGTCATCAAGAAGGAGGTCGAGGGCGGACGCCGGGCCAGTGGGCGGGCCGCGGACTACCTCGCCAACCCCGCCACGCGCGCGCAGATCCAGTCGTACGAGGACCTGCTCGAAAAGCACGGCGTCGAGCCGGGTGAGGCCGCTCTCGCGTGGCTGCTCACCCGTCCCGGCGTGACCGGCCCGATCGTCGGTCCGCGCACCGCGGAGCAGCTGGAGTCCGCTCTGCGGGCGGTCGAGCTGGAGCTGAGCGAGGAGCTGCTGTCCGGGCTGGACGAGATCTTCCCGGGCCCGGGTCCGTCGCCGGAGGCCTTCGCCTGGTAA
- the thpR gene encoding RNA 2',3'-cyclic phosphodiesterase encodes MRLFAAVLPPDDVVRELALEIDELQKLPGADGLRWTGRPGWHFTMAFYGEVDDDLVPELSARLERAAHRTDLFPLALQGGGQFGRGRALWVGAEGDVGALRLLADRAEAAARKAGVPMGEHRRYKAHLTVARSRDAVDVRPYVEAFGRFTSRTWTVGELALVRSNLPKSGVPGEQPRYEVVARWPLGGAG; translated from the coding sequence GTGAGACTCTTCGCCGCCGTGCTGCCCCCTGACGACGTCGTCCGTGAACTCGCCCTCGAGATCGACGAGTTGCAGAAGCTGCCCGGGGCGGACGGGCTGCGGTGGACCGGGCGGCCCGGGTGGCACTTCACGATGGCGTTCTACGGGGAGGTCGACGACGACCTCGTACCGGAACTGTCGGCGAGGCTGGAGCGGGCCGCGCACCGCACTGACCTCTTCCCGCTGGCACTCCAGGGCGGCGGCCAGTTCGGGCGCGGACGGGCGCTGTGGGTGGGGGCGGAGGGGGACGTCGGGGCGCTGCGGCTGCTGGCGGACCGGGCGGAGGCCGCCGCGCGGAAGGCGGGGGTGCCGATGGGGGAGCACCGTCGGTACAAGGCTCATCTGACGGTGGCGAGGAGTCGGGACGCGGTGGATGTACGGCCGTATGTCGAGGCCTTCGGCCGGTTCACCAGTCGGACGTGGACGGTGGGCGAACTGGCGCTGGTCCGTAGCAATCTGCCGAAATCGGGCGTACCGGGTGAGCAGCCGCGCTACGAGGTGGTCGCCCGATGGCCGCTCGGAGGGGCCGGTTAG
- a CDS encoding GNAT family N-acetyltransferase yields MDSGSTISIREGGPDDIPAILAMLDSCVEWLVSQGRTGQWGTQPLSQSPKTVESVARYMDEGDVFVAEVDGGPAATLTLTDSPGPYLAHLPPTGEPERYIHWLASDRRFKGHGAGSALLAHAAEVTRRAGVSLLRVDCYAGDDGKLVRYYESQGFVRTETYVGKDDWPGQVLARRV; encoded by the coding sequence ATGGACAGCGGGAGCACGATCAGCATCAGAGAAGGCGGACCCGACGACATTCCCGCGATACTCGCCATGCTCGACAGCTGTGTCGAGTGGCTGGTCTCGCAGGGGCGCACGGGGCAGTGGGGAACGCAGCCGCTGTCGCAGAGCCCGAAGACGGTGGAGTCGGTGGCGCGTTACATGGACGAGGGCGACGTCTTCGTCGCCGAGGTCGACGGCGGGCCGGCCGCCACCCTCACCCTCACCGACTCGCCCGGCCCCTACCTGGCCCACCTCCCGCCGACCGGCGAGCCCGAGCGGTACATCCACTGGCTCGCCTCCGACCGCCGCTTCAAGGGCCACGGCGCGGGCAGCGCCCTGCTCGCACACGCCGCCGAGGTGACCCGCCGGGCGGGCGTCTCGCTGCTGCGGGTGGACTGCTACGCGGGCGACGACGGCAAGCTCGTCCGCTACTACGAGAGCCAGGGCTTCGTCCGTACCGAGACCTACGTGGGCAAGGACGACTGGCCGGGGCAGGTGCTGGCGCGGAGGGTCTGA
- a CDS encoding MFS transporter, whose product MSTGPGAHSAPAPTTHDTTPDDPVERKSSMFSSLKVRNYRLFFMGQVVSNTGTWMQRIAQDWLVLSLTGSSTAVGITTALQFLPMLLFGLYGGVLVDRLPKRPTLLVTQTAMGLTGLALAFLTITGHVEVWHVYVAAFAVGLATVVDNPARQSFVSEMVGPDQLQNAVSLNSANFQSARLIGPAVAGVLITGVGTGWAFLFNGLSFIAPIVGLLLMRARELYAVERAPRGKGQLREGLRYVAGRPELVWPIVLVGFVGTFAFNFPVYISAFADDVFHAGAGWYSMFNTLMAVGSVTGALLAARRGTARMRLLIAGALLFGTVEIVAALTPSLYLFALLMIPIGLFGMTINVTANTSIQMATDPAMRGRVMALYMMVFLGGSPVGAPIVGWITDTYGARVGLAVGGAIAATAAVVIGLILARVGGLRLSVGWNHGHPRVRFVPREQREDELTTVA is encoded by the coding sequence TTGAGTACGGGACCCGGAGCACACTCCGCCCCCGCACCGACCACCCACGACACCACCCCTGACGACCCCGTCGAGCGCAAGTCCTCGATGTTCAGCTCGCTCAAGGTCCGGAACTACCGCCTGTTCTTCATGGGCCAGGTCGTCTCCAACACCGGCACCTGGATGCAGCGCATCGCCCAGGACTGGCTGGTGCTCAGCCTCACCGGCTCCTCCACGGCCGTAGGTATAACGACGGCGCTGCAGTTCCTCCCGATGCTGCTCTTCGGCCTGTACGGCGGCGTCCTCGTCGACCGCCTCCCCAAGCGCCCGACCCTGCTGGTCACCCAGACGGCGATGGGCCTGACGGGCCTGGCGCTCGCGTTCCTCACGATCACCGGCCACGTCGAGGTCTGGCACGTCTACGTAGCCGCCTTCGCGGTCGGCCTCGCCACCGTCGTCGACAACCCGGCCCGCCAGTCCTTCGTCTCCGAGATGGTCGGCCCCGACCAGCTGCAGAACGCGGTCAGCCTGAACTCCGCCAACTTCCAGTCCGCCCGCCTCATCGGCCCAGCCGTCGCGGGTGTCCTGATCACCGGCGTCGGCACCGGCTGGGCGTTCCTCTTCAACGGCCTGTCCTTCATCGCCCCCATCGTCGGCCTGCTGCTGATGCGGGCGCGTGAGCTGTACGCCGTCGAGCGCGCCCCGCGCGGCAAGGGGCAGCTGCGGGAGGGGCTGCGGTATGTCGCCGGGCGGCCGGAGCTGGTCTGGCCGATCGTGCTGGTCGGCTTCGTCGGCACGTTCGCCTTCAACTTCCCCGTCTACATCTCGGCCTTCGCGGACGACGTGTTCCACGCCGGCGCGGGCTGGTACAGCATGTTCAACACGCTGATGGCGGTTGGCTCGGTGACCGGCGCGCTGCTCGCCGCGCGGCGCGGCACTGCGCGGATGCGTCTGCTGATCGCGGGCGCGCTGCTCTTCGGCACGGTGGAGATCGTGGCGGCGCTGACCCCGTCGCTGTACCTCTTCGCCCTGCTGATGATCCCGATAGGCCTCTTCGGCATGACGATCAACGTCACCGCCAACACCAGCATCCAGATGGCCACCGACCCGGCGATGCGGGGCCGTGTGATGGCCCTGTACATGATGGTCTTCCTGGGCGGCTCCCCGGTTGGCGCCCCGATCGTCGGCTGGATCACCGACACGTACGGCGCCCGGGTGGGCCTGGCCGTCGGAGGCGCGATCGCGGCGACTGCGGCTGTGGTGATCGGCCTGATTCTGGCCAGGGTGGGGGGTCTGCGGCTGTCGGTGGGGTGGAACCACGGGCATCCGCGCGTGCGGTTCGTGCCTCGCGAGCAGCGGGAGGACGAGCTGACGACGGTGGCGTAG
- a CDS encoding MarR family winged helix-turn-helix transcriptional regulator, which yields MSDLSHGDDAAAVNSLRSAVMRLSRRLKHQRVDESLSPTEMSVLGTLARCGTATPGELARKEHVQPPSMTRIVALLEAKGLVRLEPHPEDRRQKVVTQTEQAVTMLEESRRKRNAFLASLAESLDDDEWAKLRAAAPVLEKLAHL from the coding sequence ATGTCGGACCTTAGCCATGGCGACGACGCTGCCGCCGTGAACTCCCTGCGATCTGCCGTGATGCGGCTGTCCCGTCGGCTCAAGCACCAGCGGGTCGACGAATCGCTGAGCCCCACCGAGATGTCGGTGCTCGGCACCCTCGCCCGCTGCGGCACCGCCACCCCGGGTGAACTCGCCCGCAAGGAGCATGTGCAGCCGCCCTCGATGACCCGCATCGTCGCGCTGCTCGAAGCCAAGGGGCTGGTCCGGCTGGAGCCGCACCCCGAGGACCGGCGCCAGAAGGTCGTCACACAGACCGAGCAGGCCGTGACGATGCTGGAGGAGAGCCGCCGCAAGCGCAATGCCTTCCTGGCCTCGCTCGCCGAGAGCCTCGACGACGACGAGTGGGCGAAGCTGCGCGCCGCCGCCCCTGTGCTGGAGAAGCTCGCACACCTGTAA
- a CDS encoding ribbon-helix-helix protein, CopG family yields the protein MGTSVLSLRIDGELLERLRDHAAKRGMSVQDYVIRTLIRDDFDERFQAAVEETERFYGVT from the coding sequence ATGGGGACCAGCGTGCTCAGCCTGCGGATAGACGGGGAGCTGCTCGAACGGCTCCGGGACCATGCGGCGAAAAGGGGAATGAGCGTCCAGGACTATGTGATCCGGACGCTCATCCGGGACGACTTCGACGAACGGTTCCAGGCCGCCGTCGAGGAGACGGAGCGGTTCTACGGGGTCACCTGA
- a CDS encoding RICIN domain-containing protein, with protein sequence MNEQREGGPGFVLWTTDDFPGYSKLPGEQGREVQNALEEVRAEAERTSGISRPPDGIQKGGDGESVCWKNLTPVPYLKEYVPALSDALDKANKRRGNRPKLRLRLAVTYGTAMDAPGGVAGRPPIEADRLVSSRPCKYVTEKLADSGLVVIISDRVFQDTVNEGWEELDPRAYVPVRLRDKNGMSWAAHITVPGVAPARVRSAALRQRYGRPAACVAAVVVAVLGLLGALTPWSGLTGSEASPDLDPSPTPTATPSGSPSPSGSPSPSPSRSRTDSGAQGGGGTSDGAPIAGQSDAPAPATTRPTAAAVTYAEGMIQNVENGLVVDVYGDTMTAGTPVILASASSDKSQIWKRVKPNGNGAEYAFSPSQFFIYNELDSARSTTLSLDTSTNAAQMVSTSYGGEFGSTPWTRSAVTGGPVNAWYLQMASGGQTLCLTAHGKGKPLTLSTCVDEDESQEWILH encoded by the coding sequence TTGAACGAGCAGCGTGAGGGCGGTCCCGGCTTCGTCCTCTGGACTACCGACGATTTCCCCGGCTACAGCAAGCTGCCCGGCGAACAAGGGCGAGAGGTCCAGAACGCCCTGGAGGAGGTTCGCGCGGAGGCCGAGCGGACGTCGGGGATCAGCCGACCGCCCGACGGCATCCAGAAGGGCGGAGACGGCGAGTCGGTGTGCTGGAAGAACCTCACCCCCGTCCCCTATCTCAAGGAATACGTTCCCGCGCTGTCGGACGCGCTCGACAAGGCGAACAAGCGCCGCGGAAACCGCCCGAAGCTGCGCCTGCGCCTCGCGGTGACCTATGGCACTGCCATGGACGCGCCCGGGGGTGTCGCGGGCAGGCCGCCGATCGAGGCGGATCGGCTGGTCAGTAGTCGGCCGTGCAAGTACGTGACCGAAAAGCTCGCCGACAGCGGGCTGGTGGTGATCATCAGCGACCGGGTGTTCCAGGACACGGTCAATGAGGGCTGGGAGGAGCTGGATCCCCGGGCGTACGTGCCGGTCAGGCTTCGGGACAAGAACGGTATGTCCTGGGCCGCCCACATCACCGTGCCGGGTGTCGCGCCCGCCCGGGTGCGGTCCGCCGCCCTGCGTCAGCGGTACGGCAGGCCGGCCGCCTGCGTGGCCGCCGTAGTGGTCGCCGTGCTTGGCCTGCTCGGAGCGTTGACGCCTTGGTCCGGGCTGACCGGATCCGAGGCCTCCCCGGATCTGGATCCGAGTCCGACGCCGACTGCCACGCCGTCCGGCAGCCCTTCCCCTTCCGGCTCCCCGTCGCCCAGCCCCAGCCGCTCGCGAACGGATTCCGGGGCGCAGGGCGGCGGTGGGACGTCGGACGGCGCTCCGATAGCCGGCCAGTCCGACGCTCCCGCCCCCGCGACGACGCGTCCGACGGCGGCAGCGGTCACGTACGCAGAGGGAATGATCCAGAACGTCGAGAACGGACTGGTCGTGGACGTATACGGCGACACCATGACAGCAGGGACCCCTGTCATCCTCGCCTCGGCCAGTTCCGACAAGAGTCAGATCTGGAAGAGGGTGAAACCCAATGGAAACGGAGCCGAATACGCGTTCAGCCCTTCCCAGTTCTTCATCTACAACGAGCTGGACAGCGCGCGCTCCACCACGCTGTCCCTGGATACCAGCACCAACGCTGCCCAGATGGTGAGCACCTCCTACGGCGGCGAGTTCGGCTCCACCCCGTGGACACGCAGTGCCGTGACGGGCGGTCCGGTCAACGCCTGGTACCTCCAGATGGCCAGCGGGGGTCAGACCCTGTGCCTGACCGCCCACGGCAAGGGCAAGCCGCTCACTCTCAGTACCTGCGTGGACGAAGACGAGTCGCAGGAGTGGATCCTCCACTGA
- a CDS encoding Crp/Fnr family transcriptional regulator has product MDEAGARELIRDNCEAWRAASFLRALEPAALRALVMAGEPVGFGRAEKLMMEGERGTDVFLLMSSFVKVTAGIGGTGEALLAMRAGGDVVGEIAARDGGPRTATVTACGQEPVRAVRLSGPGLEQYLADRPEVRLQLERTVLGKFRTATLRRIDNSSTRARIRLARALVAMAEDFGTPLRGSTVIQVDLTQVEWGAMISCSEKTVERAMAELARHGLVERHRRRPIVRDLEALRALAYDGAPSS; this is encoded by the coding sequence ATGGACGAGGCAGGGGCCAGGGAGCTCATACGGGACAACTGCGAGGCGTGGCGCGCCGCCAGCTTCCTTCGAGCGCTGGAACCCGCGGCTCTGCGGGCTCTCGTCATGGCGGGTGAACCAGTCGGCTTCGGCAGGGCCGAGAAACTGATGATGGAGGGCGAACGGGGTACGGACGTCTTCCTGCTCATGTCCTCGTTCGTCAAGGTGACCGCGGGCATCGGCGGCACCGGCGAGGCACTCCTCGCGATGCGTGCCGGAGGCGACGTGGTCGGCGAGATCGCCGCGCGGGACGGCGGTCCCAGAACCGCGACCGTCACGGCATGCGGGCAGGAGCCGGTCAGGGCCGTGCGGCTCAGCGGGCCTGGCCTGGAGCAGTACCTGGCCGACCGGCCGGAGGTGCGGCTCCAGCTGGAACGGACGGTCCTGGGCAAGTTCCGGACCGCAACCCTGCGGCGGATCGACAACTCCTCGACCAGGGCACGGATACGGCTCGCGCGAGCCCTCGTCGCGATGGCGGAGGACTTCGGCACACCTCTGCGCGGCAGCACGGTCATCCAGGTGGATCTGACCCAGGTCGAATGGGGCGCCATGATCAGCTGCTCGGAGAAGACCGTCGAGCGTGCCATGGCCGAGCTGGCACGGCACGGCCTTGTCGAACGTCATCGCAGACGGCCAATTGTCCGCGACCTCGAAGCGCTGCGCGCGCTTGCCTATGATGGCGCCCCCTCTTCGTGA
- a CDS encoding NCS2 family permease, with protein MSTSAPAKVPAPEQPGAGPAYGALDRFFKISERGSTLPREIRGGFATFFAMAYIIVLNPIILGSAKDMYGNQLAGGQLVTATAVTAAFTTLLMGVIGNVPIALAAGLGVNSVVALQLAPRMSWPDAMGMVVLAGFIVMLLVATGLRERVMSAVPYSLRKAISIGIGLFIMLIGLVDSGFISRIPDAAQTTVPLQLGGDGHLTGWPVLIFILGTLLTLALIVRKVSGAILISIVAMTVLAVVINAVADIPSWGLTTPTWPGNPVATPDFGLIGEVSLFGGFSKVGVLTGTLFVFTVLLSTFFDAMGTIMGVSDEAKLTDAQGHMPGINKVLFVDGIAVAAGGASSSSATTCFVESTAGVGEGARTGFANVVTGALFAVALFLTPVATMVPSQAATPALLTVGFLILAGSVKEIDWADYTVAIPAFVTMLMMPFTYSITNGIGMGFITFVVLRLAAGRGKEIPVAMYVVSAVFAFYYLMPALGLT; from the coding sequence ATGTCCACCTCGGCCCCCGCCAAGGTCCCCGCCCCCGAACAGCCGGGAGCCGGGCCCGCCTACGGCGCACTCGACCGCTTCTTCAAGATCTCCGAGCGGGGCAGCACGCTGCCGCGCGAGATCCGCGGCGGTTTCGCCACCTTCTTCGCGATGGCCTACATCATCGTGCTGAACCCGATCATCCTCGGCAGCGCGAAGGACATGTACGGCAACCAGCTCGCGGGCGGCCAGCTGGTCACCGCTACGGCCGTGACGGCCGCGTTCACCACGCTGCTCATGGGTGTCATCGGCAACGTACCGATCGCGCTCGCCGCCGGTCTCGGCGTCAACTCGGTCGTCGCGCTCCAGCTCGCCCCGCGGATGTCGTGGCCGGACGCGATGGGCATGGTGGTGCTGGCCGGTTTCATCGTGATGCTGCTGGTGGCCACGGGTTTGCGTGAGCGGGTCATGAGCGCCGTGCCCTACAGCCTCCGCAAGGCCATCTCCATCGGTATCGGCCTGTTCATCATGCTGATCGGCCTGGTCGACTCCGGTTTCATCTCCCGCATCCCGGACGCCGCGCAGACCACGGTCCCGCTGCAGCTGGGTGGCGACGGTCATCTCACCGGCTGGCCGGTGCTGATCTTCATCCTCGGCACGCTGCTCACGCTGGCGCTGATCGTGCGCAAGGTGTCCGGCGCGATCCTGATCTCGATCGTCGCGATGACGGTGCTGGCCGTCGTCATCAACGCGGTCGCGGACATCCCCTCCTGGGGGCTGACGACCCCGACGTGGCCGGGCAACCCGGTGGCCACGCCCGACTTCGGCCTGATCGGCGAGGTCAGCCTGTTCGGCGGCTTCTCCAAGGTCGGCGTCCTGACCGGCACCCTCTTCGTCTTCACGGTCCTGCTGTCGACGTTCTTCGACGCGATGGGCACGATCATGGGCGTCAGCGACGAGGCCAAGCTGACCGACGCCCAGGGCCATATGCCCGGCATCAACAAGGTCCTCTTCGTCGACGGCATCGCGGTCGCCGCGGGCGGCGCCAGCTCCTCCTCGGCCACCACCTGCTTCGTGGAGTCCACGGCAGGCGTCGGCGAGGGCGCCCGCACAGGCTTCGCGAACGTCGTGACCGGCGCGCTGTTCGCCGTAGCCCTGTTCCTGACACCCGTCGCCACGATGGTCCCGTCACAGGCGGCCACTCCGGCGCTGCTCACGGTCGGCTTCCTGATCCTGGCCGGTTCGGTCAAGGAGATCGACTGGGCGGACTACACGGTCGCGATCCCGGCCTTCGTGACGATGCTGATGATGCCGTTCACCTACTCGATCACCAACGGCATCGGCATGGGCTTCATCACCTTCGTCGTCCTGCGCCTGGCGGCCGGCCGCGGCAAGGAGATCCCGGTCGCGATGTACGTCGTCTCGGCGGTGTTCGCGTTCTACTACCTGATGCCTGCGTTGGGTCTGACCTGA
- a CDS encoding DUF2530 domain-containing protein → MAKWTPTHEAPEPLEGPVAGTVTGGTILWFVLFLVQLPFYGWFDDHGHTWWVWTCLAGGGLGLIGIWYVRRRDAALKRAALEQPKETTGEPQSS, encoded by the coding sequence ATGGCGAAGTGGACCCCAACACACGAGGCGCCGGAGCCCCTGGAGGGCCCCGTGGCCGGCACCGTCACGGGCGGCACGATCCTCTGGTTCGTCCTCTTCCTGGTGCAGCTGCCCTTCTACGGCTGGTTCGACGACCACGGCCACACCTGGTGGGTGTGGACCTGTCTGGCCGGCGGCGGGCTCGGGCTGATCGGTATCTGGTACGTCCGCAGGCGCGATGCCGCGCTCAAGCGAGCGGCCCTCGAGCAGCCCAAGGAAACGACCGGCGAACCCCAGTCGTCCTGA